In Miscanthus floridulus cultivar M001 chromosome 5, ASM1932011v1, whole genome shotgun sequence, one genomic interval encodes:
- the LOC136450085 gene encoding uncharacterized protein produces MARKRKTDAAPRLDEADRTLYSTFCGAANSLSQLYTQAMAQQKLSFQAGERHALEKLYQWILRKHDEEARLTVAEIMSHIQHEIDYGGTDANVSPRVHQHPQIANPFTNSVVPPGTGLYGQSAAGFAPRPSITDQSKNTIFSNALSSPVRRSLQNYHITQGAGNGGRNAETNLAGANRETNSASSNDTSMDMVSDSAGNEFY; encoded by the exons atggcccGGAAGAGGAAGACGGACGCCGCGCCGCGGCTGGACGAGGCTGATCGCACGCTCTACTCCACCTTCTGCGGCGCCGCCAACTCCCTCTCCCAGCTGTACACGCAGGCCATGGCCCAGCAGAAGCTCTCCTTCCAGGCCGGCGAGCGCCACGCCTTA GAAAAGCTCTACCAATGGATCTTGAGGAAGCACGATGAAGAGGCAAGGCTCACTGTAGCTGAAATAATGTCTCATATCCAG CATGAGATAGACTATGGAGGTACTGATGCAAATGTCTCCCCAAGAGTACATCAGCATCCTCAGATTGCAAATCCATTCACCAATTCAGTTGTCCCACCTGGAACTGGTTTGTATGGGCAATCAGCAGCTGGGTTTGCTCCTAGACCCAGCATCACTGACCAGTCAAAGAATACAATATTCTCTAATGCCTTATCAAGCCCAGTGCGCAGGAGTCTCCAGAACTATCACATCACTCAAGGTGCTGGCAATGGAGGCCGGAATGCAGAAACAAACTTAGCAGGGGCAAATAGGGAGACGAATTCTGCAAGCTCCAACGACACTTCTATGGATATGGTTTCAGACAGTGCCGGGAATGAATTCTACTAG
- the LOC136450084 gene encoding uncharacterized protein — translation MLLAVEGGGFFSSSASGYSHGLALLLLGRKAEEKPVKVSPWNQYRLVDRETEQVYHLPSAAKDQAPGKCAPFVCFGCTANGLEVASPPKAASSSALGVGTSQEEASCSANKTLTTSGSIGGSERRGCLKSNSKRDSLEHRIVVSEGEEPRESMEEVQTLRSSVERRKVQWTDTCGKELFEIREFETSDEGLSDDDAENEGFRKCECVIQ, via the exons ATGCTACTGGCCGTGGAAGGAGGAGGGTTCTTCTCGTCTTCAGCTTCAGGGTACAGCCATGGCCTCGCCCTCTTGCTGCTCGGGCGGAAAGCTGAGGAGAAGCCCGTCAAGGTCTCGCCGTGGAACCAGTACCGGCTAGTCGACCGGGAGACGGAGCAGGTGTACCACCTGCCCTCCGCCGCCAAGGACCAGGCGCCTGGGAAATGTGCTCCCTTCGTCTGCTTCGGATGCACGGCGAATGGCCTCGAGGTGGCGTCTCCTCCCAAAGCGGCCTCCAGCAGTGCGCTCGGTGTCGGTACCTCGCAGGAAGAAGCATCTTGTTCAGCAAACAAGACGTTGACCACTAGTGGTTCCATCGGTGGTAGTGAGAGACGAGGCTGTCttaagagcaactccaaaagGGATTCTTTGGAGCACCGTATAGTGGTCAGCGAGGGTGAAGAACCACGCGAGTCTATGGAAGAGGTGCAGACCTTGAGATCTAGCGTGGAACGGAGGAAAGTTCAGTGGACAGATACATGTGGAAAGGAGCTTTTTGAGATAAGGGAGTTTGAAACAAG CGACGAGGGCCTGTCAGATGATGATGCAGAAAATGAAGGTTTCCGGAAATGTGAGTGTGTGATTCAGTAG
- the LOC136452353 gene encoding light-harvesting complex-like protein OHP2, chloroplastic, with the protein MSLAPSIPSIKVKVGAVSVAPPHRACRSFAVIRSSKAEGPIRRPAAPPLSPPPPMPPKTPALSTPPTLSQPPTPVKPAAPPTSPQPTPPSPEPKPAEATAPAAALQRPVAGAVTLEYQRKVAKDLQEYFKKKKLEEADQGPFFGFLPKNEISNGRWAMFGFAVGMLTEYATGSDFVQQMKILLSNFGIVDLD; encoded by the exons ATGTCTCTGGCCCCGTCCATCCCTTCTATCAAGGTGAAGGTGGGGGCCGTCTCGGTCGCACCCCCGCACCGCGCATGCCGGTCCTTCGCGGTGATCAGGAGCTCCAAGGCGGAGGGCCCCATTCGGAGACCTGCGGCGCCTCCGCTGTCGCCACCACCACCGATGCCACCCAAGACGCCGGCTCTGTCCACTCCTCCCACCCTGTCGCAGCCTCCGACGCCCGTGAAGCCCGCTGCTCCACCCACGTCGCCGCAGCCGACACCACCGTCTCCTGAGCCGAAGCCAGCTGAGGCCACAGCCCCGGCGGCAGCGCTGCAGAGGCCGGTGGCTGGGGCTGTGACGCTGGAATACCAGAGGAAGGTGGCCAAGGACCTGCAGGAgtacttcaagaagaagaagctggaggAGGCCGACCAGGGCCCGTTCTTTGGGTTCTTGCCCAAGAATGAGATTTCCAACGGAAG GTGGGCCATGTTTGGATTTGCAGTAGGGATGCTAACAGAGTACGCAACAGGCTCGGATTTTGTTCAGCAAATGAAGATCCTTCTATCCAATTTTGGAATTGTGGACTTGGATTAA